The nucleotide window TTAAGCCTTTTGAGTCACCCCTTCGTATTTGCACATCTTCTTTGAGGTTACCCATTTTTCATTGTAGCAAACTAGAATAACAATTGTCTCTATTTCTGaccatgaaaaaaattatttcattaACACAATACAACCACAATAATCAGGCAATACAATggcaatataacagcaatataaCATCAATATAATAGCAACATAACagcaatataacagcaataccACAGCAAAATAACAGGAACACAACAGCAATACAACACTAACACAGCAGTGAACAAGGATTCATCACAATCACACTATATAAATCCACTAcatcaaatgaaaaatccAAAGTTTCAAGATTCATATATCCAGAGCAATCTAAATGCAATTGGTAAAAACCCATATAGATAAGCATGAAGATTCAAAAAACCTAACCTAAAACAATTACAGCCAAAACCAATTTAACAGAAACCCaagcaatcaaaataaaacaaatttcacataatccaacagatattaagaaaataatcatCAACGCTACCTATTCGAGGTCGACGATCCAGTAGAGCTTCAAGGTTGCAAGCAACTATTCAGAAGGCATACCTAAAATATGGGGTCGAGGGAGGGGTTCGTGATTCAGAACAGAGAGCAAGACAAAgctctgtgtgtgtgagagagagagagagagagagagagagagagagagagagaaaaagagaaaagggggCTGAGCAAGTTGAGAGATAACCAAATTTCTAAAAATGTGATATGGGTGCAATCAGTGAACAATaaagatgtatttataggtggtagttttaaaatttttagggAGAGGTGGTAGtttcacaaaaaattataaaattgatGGCATTTTGAGCAATTTCCCATTTTTATAAGGGTTTAGGGAAAATTCGAGTGAACATTAGGCTTTTCATcacaaaagtaataaaattgcacgtttaaccaaaaaatttgctatatatatatatatatacagtccccttctattgagggatccctcaaataattttatttgagggacgccctttagggtaccctacaatttttttcccaatgatccaaaccatctattttttaggtcttcattcatagatcatcctaacaaaaaattagacaaatcggaaaccgtttcgacatccaattgtgtcttacaaaatcaatgaacacagtgctttaagaaaagtactaaaatttcaataactcaattgagtggtcacatgatatcggattcaagtgattttttgtagagatgatctttgaatgagtatctacaaaatagacggtttggattagtgaaatacaatccggagtggggcctacaaagggtgtccctcaaataagcttatttgaaggatccctcaatggaagctctctgtatatatatatagatataagagaaaacagaagggaaaatttggttttggagaGGTAAACGAGCGAACAAGAATGGAGGGTAGGCGAGTGAGAATGTTCAATATGGGAAGAGCAAGAGGACAACACCCACAAACTCAGACCCATCACAGTCTTCTACCCATTCACTCCCATTCAAACCCATCATCTCCTTCTCGTCTTTCAACCACCATCTCTTGTTGCTACTGCGATTTCAAGTTCTGGGCTTTCAACCAACCCCTCTTCCATTTCGGGAGAAGCCACTCCCAAATTCTCAGGGCATGGTTCTCCATTGGGGTCGGCTTTGGTCTAACCCTGCTCTTCTCCATTTCTCTCATCCTTATCTGGGAACTCGGCAGAGCTCTCAATCTCTTCCATGGAAGCTTCTTCATTAACTTGTTCTCTAGATTTTCCTCCTCCTTCAGCACCTCAATCGCCGACGTTGCCTGTATCTTCATTGCCACAATGGTTTCAGTTTCTGTTCATGAACTGGGTCATGCTCTCGCTGCTGCAAGGTCTCTcctttttgcttctttcttaCCCTTTATGCATTAGCTACTtgcgtttttgtttttgattatTGTGAAGCGAAACGTAGGCTTGATTGAAAGCAGTGAGTGCGTGCAAATGGAGTATGTTGCCGTGTTTGTTGCGTTTCTGTTTCCTGGTGCGCTGGTAGCTTTCGATTCTGAGTCTCTGCAACCATTGTCTTGTTTTGCTGCTCTTCGGATTTATTGTGCTGGAATTTGGCACAACGCAGTGGTAAGCTTACGTGTGTTTTCGTTATTTATGTATTGATGGGGTTAATGTATTTGCAAAAGCTAATGCTAATTAGCCTTCGAATTTCATTCACCTCCAGTGCTGTGCAGTTTGTGGGCTGGCATTACTTCTCCTGCCCTTCATCTTGTTTCCATTCTACATACATGGTGAAAGTCCCATGGTAATTCACTCACCACAACCATTGAATTGTCTCATTGTTTTCTGTATTTGACTTACCAGTATCAGTATGGTCAAATGAACAATATTTTGATCACCGTTTTTATTTGATATGTTATGTTTGTCTGGAAATAGGTTTTGGGTGTACCATCTACGTCGCCTTTGTCCGGTTACTTGTCTCCTGGCGATGTAATTGTGTCAGTTGATGGTGTGCCCATCCATAATGTCCAGGAATGGATGGAGATGACAGCTCTGATAAATGAATTGGCACTTAGAGGTAGAAACCATTCCCTAGATGTCCAAGGCTTTGGAATCAATAGAATAAAGGGGTACTGTGTGCCTAACTCTATGATGGAGGAAAGTAAGCAGATTGTTATAGGAGATAACCAGTCTTCTTGTCCTGATGATCTTACTGCATTTACACCTCTTCCCTGTGATCATACAAGCATATTAGATCATAATCATCCAAGCAGAATTGAGAAAACCCACTGCTTGAATGCGAAGAATGTTGTCAAGCTTAATAAATGTGGTGAAGGATGGGCGGCAATAACCAATGGCAGCAACTGCATATGTTCACAGGTTGGTATCTGGATGTTTGTAAGAAATGCAATTTTAGAAATGTACTTGTTTCACTGCAAATAAATACAAGTTTGTTAACATCTACAGGAGGAGTCCTGCTTAAGTCCAGTTCAAATTCCAGGCTTAATATGGGTTGAGATCACCTATTCAAGGCCCTATTATCTGGAATGCTTGCGAGTTAGAAGAAAATCTTTTGTGGGTCCAAGAATTTCTGATTCCATGGAATCTAACTGCGGTGGGACTTTTGTCTTTGTTGGTGATGTTATCTCCATGGCACGCTCAGTTAAGTTAACTGCATATCAACCTCGCTGGGCATTTCCATTGGGTACATATCTTCCAAATGTACTAGAAAGGATTTTGATATGCACATTCCAAGTCTCTCTAACACTAGCTCTTCTCAACAGTTTGCCggtaagttttttatttattaatcttAATTTCTACCATTGTCTTAATAAGGTTTTAAGATTTGTCAAGCCTATGTGATCAGTGCCCTGCATATTGGCCAATGTATATAAAAATTGCATGTCCATGCGTGCATACGGTATGGCCTGCAGAGAGATTATTTGAGTAAGGTTTTGTAAGGCCTCAGAACCAGTCAGTTGTCAAATGCTTATATATTAACCACAAATTCCACATTCCCCATGTGAATGGACTGGCTAAAGTTAGTCATAGATTTGAGATCAAAATCCATTCAGGATGAGTTGTGCTAAGCCTGACCCAATGTATGAGCCTGAAAGGGGTGTCTTTTTTATCGTTTAGTTCTGTACTTCAGCTAAGGGTTAGCTCCTGAGTTGATTATTAAAGTGCTGGTATTCAGCCCAATGGTCTTCAGATATAATGAGAGTACATGTtcgttttttatttaaaaccaaCTTAAAGCCCGCTAGCCTATTGATCTTGGGCTCGCCCAAACTCAGTCTGGAGGCTGTACTTCAAAATTGCAATCGTGCAATTCTGAACTTTTGGCCTGATGTCTTTCTTTGTGGGCTTAGCAGGGCTAAGCCAGTTGAAGACTAAAGATTAGTTCTGCTTGCCCCTTGATAGGGTATGAGATGCTTTAGTATGCCTGTCATGTTCATTCAGTTTAGTCCCTTTAAGTATGTGCAACTCAGGAGTGAATTAATGTTGACATAGAGTCTATTCAACTAACACCATTTATACTGTGCCTGATCAGCAGATAAAGAATGAAAGATTCAtgcaattcttttttttcaaatgataTTAATTAGGTGTACTTTCTGGATGGAGAATCAATTTTAGAGGCGACTCTTTCCCACTTCGCTTTGCTGTGCccaaggaagagaaggaaagtTCTTCAAGTTTGCCTTTTATGGGGGACACTCATTTCCATCCTCGCCTTCTTCAGGATCATGTTACATACTTTGTAAGCGAAAGGTAAACAgagttatttttaaattttttaattgaaaatatgACATTAGCTTTACTTTTGCTCGTTTTATATCATATAATGCTGCTTCAAGATATTTACTGTAAAATTTGATAGAAATACTTAGTTTACAAACTTTCAAGTGGAAGTTTACATTGTAACTAGTTGACCTATTCAGGGGCAATTTATGCTCTTTCGTCTGAGGCTCCTCAGGATTTGAAACAGATATTAGATTCTTTCAAGGACTTTTCTAATGGATGCTGCAGTGGGCTTGCAATTCTGATTGGGTCAGTGTCATATGTCATATGCATTCTTGCGCTAACACATTTTTGGGGGGACTTGCACCAAGTATACTTCAGCTTTGAATGTAATGGAAGCATCAACTTCTCCTGGTTCTTAGTAGGTTTACAATCAATACATGTCAGGAAGGCCACCCTTGTATGAACATTGGGCTACATTGTGTCTTCCGTTTCTCActtttatttatctttcttATGCAGTGACCTTTGCTCCTAGACAAAGCAGCCTCACTACGAAGCTCACTGTTTAGCAGGTATTGTGCATTATTGTTGTACAACGTAAAACACTTTTTATCCGACGTCACTCGCTCTTTAGAGTCATTACCTAGAAAGCAGTGGTATTACAGCTGAGCTTCAGAATATGAGAAGCAGTGTTATCGAAGCTGACCTTGCAGTATGAATAGGGAGGAGCGTCAAACCATCAGCTGCCTCGGTATTCCACTACCAGAAACTATAGTTACACAACCTAAGTTTAACCTTGTTGACATAGAAATCCATAAATTATCTAGTGTGAAAGATAGGGGTACTCAGAGAATTTTACTTGTTTAACCTCCTTGGGGGTTCCTCCATAGAATGAGAAATACTTGGtactttttccattttatcTGAGAACAACCCAGTTTGTAGCTTACGTTCAATATGCGTTCACAGATTTTGTAAAACAAAGTATtgagcttttgtttttttggttctggAACAGTTACTAGAATGAAGAACCCTGAACTTGAACAATATGTTTGCTACTGTCTACCTCCACATTctggtttcaatttcaattcccTGACGCACAAACCTCAAATTGGCGGGAAAGCCCAACTTTATTCCATGCATGgcttctgtttctgtttcatCAAGGGCCTTCTAAGGGGTTGGATTGGGCCATTTCTGAAATGATTTGAGCTTTTGATGACAAGTGGGATGTGCTCAAACAGATTTCTTGATTTGGGCaagttttttcctttaaaacttttttcttatatttctttttgtatgaTGTTTTTTGTAGCATCCATGGGTTAGGTAGGAAGACTTCAATATTGTACATTCAAGACCATCATATTGCTTCATATGTCATGATGTTATTcatcaaaacagaaaaaaagtaAGAGAAAATATTAGACCTCTAACCAATTCCCTtttgggaaaaataaaatataaaggcCCAAAACCAATCTCAAATACTGATATTTGGTTTCAGTCCAATCCATATGCAAACACAGTACAGGAAGGTGCTGGGAAAAGAGGTAAAGTATGCACCAGTACATGGTGGAAGAAATCTTTTGAAAGATACAAAAAAAGTtgtcaaatatttaaaatatttcataAAAAGATGTAGAGATTGTAGGGCCCTCTGAGGCATATGTGTTTGCTGTTGCTAGCCTCAAACTTGGAAACAATCAAAAGTAGAAATGGTCAAAAACCCCACAAGAGCATGAAGCAGCAGCAGTAGGCCACCAATCTGGGTTGGAAGACACAGCATCACACCATTTTCCTTGCACTTCAATCTTCaactaaaatataaaataataaatatagaaaaatagggattaaaataaacaaaccaaacacaaaacaacatCTGGATTCCTTGTAAGGGTGCTGCGTGCTTTTACCCTATTGGCCTACTTGCGTCTCttgccttttttcttctctgcaACAAATATATTTGCTCTCTTCACACGGCCTAACACTCTATCTACTTGCCCACTGAGCATTTTGGGGTCACCATCAATATGATTAACATAGGCATGCATTCTGGATAAGGCTTTTTCATTTGCTGCACTCATCTGTCCCTCATTACATGTGAAGGGTTTTCAAAAGGCTTCCTTCCCCCCATCATTTTAGACATTGAAAAATCACCTAATCTTAACTGCCAACTTTATGGTTTTTGCAATTACTTTActggtttttcatttcttttctttaaatcttttttatGCATATATTTCATGCACCCAACAGAAGCCAGATGGAATCCGAGGCCCTACTGTTTGGTAACAAATTGTAATTGCTGTGTGGTCCAGTTAATCATGTAGACCTCCCCTTGAGGTTAATTAATTCACTCacttttacttattttataaattataacgTGGCGGTTTACGCAATATATACTATGTTAATTAAATATGTACCTTGAAAGTTAATttataaaaggaaatattcATTTTTCGTGTGAGACAATCAAACATGCTTGTGTCGTTAAATTATCAACTTCATAACCCTATTCAGCAACGtgtaaaataaacaaagaagtTAATAACTTGATAATTCTAAAACATTTTAAGTTACCAAGTCGTTTCATTACATCGTGAATCACAATGAGAACACGTGCTAACAATGTATATCAAACTTGATTTCAGATAAATGATGATTGAGGCATTAATTACGGGTTTACAAGATGGACAAATCAAAAgcatccacacaaaaaaatgcATGCCCGGATTCAGTTGGCGGGAAGGGTTTGCGTTTGCTTTTATCATGACATGGTTTGGCTCTTTATTAACTTCCATAACTACCGTAACTTTCCCATCACCCATCACATGCACTGCCTTTATTTGGACTCTTGAGATTtgactctttctctctcaaatgTCCCTCACAAGCCCTACCCACGACACAGTCAATGAAATAAATTTGTTAGGAAACATCTCAGGTAAAGTGGAGCAGAGGCCCAAATctctaatttcaaaaattattctatatatatatatatatatatataagtcatTATCGGTTTAGGTGCTTACCTCTATTTTACCTaattgcttttttgttttgggtaaaTATCATGAGGTGTCTCTATATTTGAAGGGTGGGATAAATTCTCTCTCGGGATTCGACTTACCTCTTGCAATAAAGTGCTTTTAACTAGTTTCGAACTCTTATCATTGAGGCACCGTGTAACTTGCCATATGGAGATGACAGTTTGACAACAGAGCCACACCTTGTGGTTAC belongs to Prunus persica cultivar Lovell chromosome G4, Prunus_persica_NCBIv2, whole genome shotgun sequence and includes:
- the LOC18778320 gene encoding membrane-bound transcription factor site-2 protease homolog isoform X1 yields the protein MEGRRVRMFNMGRARGQHPQTQTHHSLLPIHSHSNPSSPSRLSTTISCCYCDFKFWAFNQPLFHFGRSHSQILRAWFSIGVGFGLTLLFSISLILIWELGRALNLFHGSFFINLFSRFSSSFSTSIADVACIFIATMVSVSVHELGHALAAASECVQMEYVAVFVAFLFPGALVAFDSESLQPLSCFAALRIYCAGIWHNAVCCAVCGLALLLLPFILFPFYIHGESPMVLGVPSTSPLSGYLSPGDVIVSVDGVPIHNVQEWMEMTALINELALRGRNHSLDVQGFGINRIKGYCVPNSMMEESKQIVIGDNQSSCPDDLTAFTPLPCDHTSILDHNHPSRIEKTHCLNAKNVVKLNKCGEGWAAITNGSNCICSQEESCLSPVQIPGLIWVEITYSRPYYLECLRVRRKSFVGPRISDSMESNCGGTFVFVGDVISMARSVKLTAYQPRWAFPLGTYLPNVLERILICTFQVSLTLALLNSLPVYFLDGESILEATLSHFALLCPRKRRKVLQVCLLWGTLISILAFFRIMLHTL
- the LOC18778320 gene encoding membrane-bound transcription factor site-2 protease homolog isoform X2, giving the protein MEASSLTCSLDFPPPSAPQSPTLPVSSLPQWFQFLFMNWVMLSLLQGLIESSECVQMEYVAVFVAFLFPGALVAFDSESLQPLSCFAALRIYCAGIWHNAVCCAVCGLALLLLPFILFPFYIHGESPMVLGVPSTSPLSGYLSPGDVIVSVDGVPIHNVQEWMEMTALINELALRGRNHSLDVQGFGINRIKGYCVPNSMMEESKQIVIGDNQSSCPDDLTAFTPLPCDHTSILDHNHPSRIEKTHCLNAKNVVKLNKCGEGWAAITNGSNCICSQEESCLSPVQIPGLIWVEITYSRPYYLECLRVRRKSFVGPRISDSMESNCGGTFVFVGDVISMARSVKLTAYQPRWAFPLGTYLPNVLERILICTFQVSLTLALLNSLPVYFLDGESILEATLSHFALLCPRKRRKVLQVCLLWGTLISILAFFRIMLHTL